Proteins encoded together in one Microbacterium sp. zg-Y625 window:
- a CDS encoding phage tail protein, whose product MSDATPTPTAPPAGASAKSTWVDPYGAFNFKLMIGNLAVGHFTEVSGPKVTIDTVEYREAGQSQVVHHIPTIASYETLYLRQGLTRTTELWDWFVATLNGEYRRLAVSIILLDSRGTTPVVQWNLFDSLPVSFTGGDLRAIAREVYIHEFGLKYEGIERVGAGNA is encoded by the coding sequence GTGAGCGACGCAACGCCGACCCCCACCGCGCCGCCGGCCGGCGCATCCGCGAAGAGCACGTGGGTAGACCCGTACGGGGCCTTCAATTTCAAGCTCATGATCGGCAATCTGGCGGTCGGCCACTTCACCGAGGTCTCCGGACCCAAGGTCACCATCGACACCGTCGAATACCGGGAGGCCGGCCAGTCGCAGGTCGTTCACCACATCCCGACGATCGCGTCGTACGAGACGCTGTATCTGCGGCAGGGCCTCACGCGTACGACCGAGCTCTGGGACTGGTTCGTCGCCACACTCAACGGCGAGTACCGCCGTCTGGCCGTGTCGATCATCCTGCTGGATTCCCGCGGCACCACGCCCGTCGTGCAGTGGAACCTCTTCGACTCGCTCCCCGTCTCCTTCACCGGCGGCGACCTGCGGGCGATCGCGCGCGAGGTGTACATCCATGAGTTCGGGCTGAAGTACGAGGGGATCGAACGAGTGGGCGCGGGCAATGCGTGA
- a CDS encoding phage tail sheath family protein: MPQYLTPGVYVEELLGGTRPIEGVGTNVAAFLGQANDADARAGIPTAVNNWTQYTNVFGSTGPSTPLTLAVHGFFLNGGQRCYVLNLGEGGSITGTPSRPGISALEPIDEIAIVAAPGYTDAASYDAVLSHCELMKDRVAVIDIPETVDDLNDLTVPATASGTSTAEPPSSSASSSESSGASSSSSDVGGDADAVGDADEPPPPPAPRRAAASARDTGLAPRQSEWGAAYGPWPWVVDPLTGTLVLAPPSGHVAGVWARTDASRGVHKAPANETLRGAVDLKYAWTPSEQGLLNTSGINAIRIINGSIRIWGARTLAGSSSEWRYLPVRRLFAFAEESIQQGTGWVVFEPNDVTLWNAVSRDIRAFLRRLWRDGALFGTSEREAFYVKCDRETNPEEDVDAGLLTALVGMAPVKPAEFIVFKVSQYAAGSAGGEEAS; the protein is encoded by the coding sequence ATGCCCCAGTACCTCACCCCGGGCGTCTACGTCGAAGAGCTCCTCGGCGGCACCAGACCGATCGAAGGCGTCGGCACCAACGTCGCCGCCTTCCTCGGACAGGCCAACGACGCGGATGCCCGCGCGGGGATCCCGACCGCCGTCAACAACTGGACCCAGTACACGAACGTCTTCGGCAGCACCGGGCCCAGCACGCCGCTGACCCTTGCCGTGCACGGGTTCTTCCTCAACGGCGGCCAGCGTTGCTACGTGCTGAACCTCGGAGAGGGCGGCTCGATCACCGGCACGCCGTCAAGGCCCGGCATCTCAGCGCTCGAGCCGATCGACGAGATCGCGATCGTGGCGGCTCCCGGATACACGGATGCCGCGTCGTACGACGCCGTCCTCAGCCACTGCGAGCTGATGAAGGATCGCGTCGCGGTCATCGACATCCCCGAAACGGTCGACGACCTCAACGACCTGACCGTGCCGGCCACGGCGTCGGGCACGTCGACCGCCGAACCGCCGAGTTCCTCCGCGTCGTCGAGCGAATCCTCGGGCGCGTCCTCGAGCTCGTCGGACGTGGGCGGCGATGCGGATGCCGTGGGAGATGCCGACGAACCGCCACCTCCGCCGGCTCCCCGGCGCGCCGCCGCCTCCGCGCGCGACACCGGTCTGGCGCCACGACAGTCCGAATGGGGCGCCGCGTACGGACCGTGGCCCTGGGTCGTCGATCCGCTGACCGGAACGCTGGTGCTGGCTCCGCCCTCCGGACACGTCGCCGGTGTCTGGGCCCGCACCGACGCGAGCCGGGGGGTGCACAAGGCGCCCGCGAACGAGACGCTGCGCGGCGCGGTCGACCTGAAGTACGCCTGGACGCCCAGCGAGCAGGGGCTGCTGAACACCTCCGGGATCAATGCGATCCGCATCATCAACGGGAGCATACGGATCTGGGGTGCGCGCACCCTCGCCGGCAGCTCCAGCGAGTGGCGGTACCTGCCGGTGCGCCGGCTCTTCGCCTTCGCCGAGGAGTCGATCCAGCAGGGCACAGGGTGGGTCGTCTTCGAACCGAACGATGTGACCCTCTGGAACGCGGTCAGCCGCGACATCCGTGCGTTCCTGCGTCGGTTGTGGCGGGACGGTGCGCTCTTCGGGACATCCGAGCGTGAGGCGTTCTACGTCAAGTGCGATCGCGAGACCAACCCTGAGGAGGATGTCGACGCCGGGCTCCTGACGGCCCTGGTCGGGATGGCCCCGGTCAAGCCGGCGGAGTTCATCGTCTTCAAGGTGAGCCAGTACGCGGCCGGCAGCGCCGGCGGAGAGGAAGCATCGTGA